A section of the Papio anubis isolate 15944 chromosome 4, Panubis1.0, whole genome shotgun sequence genome encodes:
- the LOC116274441 gene encoding uncharacterized protein LOC116274441 — protein MLELPYSFSHFLFSCTFSHPFSHLFSHSLVLSYVFLCSHPLISHVLILCHSFSHRCVTKNVLSFSLCSHTPTFMLVLTFSHFLMLAVSLTLVLISLLLTLYSHTLTLVLSHSFSHTFSYFQHSDFTPTLVLSRSFTLLTPHTLFSHLHLFTYTCSHLFFHTHLSHFILTLVSSLTPRSQSHLFTLTLVLSHAHFSQLVLSHFLSHLFFHTHTSHTLHTQFTPRSQSHLFTLTLVLSHSHLTFVLTCSFTLLTPLTLCSHTLVHSHFSLVLSHTFHTSFSVTLVLSNTCSHLFFHAHTSHFVLTLVHSHTSFLVTLVHSHTCSFTHLTLCSHTQFTHTCSHLFFHTHTSHTSFSVTLVLTLGLTCSFTLTPLTLFSHSLVHSHTSSSVTLVHSHACSFMLLTPLTLCSHTRLTLVLVLTCFVSHSFSHLLLCSHTLILTYSHTYFPSRSFSH, from the exons ATGCTTGAGCTTCCATACTCGTTCTCACACTTCTTGTTCTCATGCACATTTTCACACCCATTCTCACACTTGTTCTCACACTCACTTGttctttcatatgttttcctTTGTTCTCACCCACTtatttcacatgttctcattctttGTCATTCATTCTCACACAGGTGTGTGACAAagaatgttctttcattctcGCTTTGTTCTCACACTCCCACTTTCATGCTAGTTCTCACATTCTCACATTTTCTCATGCTTGCTGTTTCACTGACACTTGTTCTCATTTCACTCCTCCTCACACTTTATTCTCACACACTCACGCTTGTTCTTTCACACTCGTTCTCACACACATTCTCATACTTTCAGCACTCAGATTTCACACCCACACTTGTTCTCAGTCGTTCTTTCACACTCCTCACACCTCACACTTTGTTCTCACACTTACACTTGTTCACTTACACTTGTTCTCACTTGTTTTTTCACACTCACCTCTCACACTTCATTCTCACACTCGTTAGTTCACTCACACCTCGTTCTCAGTCACACTTGTTCACTCTCACACTTGTTCTTTCCCATGCACACTTCTCACAGCTTGTTCTGTCACACTTTCTCTCACACTTGTTCTTTCACACTCACACCTCTCACACTTTGCACACTCAGTTCACTCCTCGTTCTCAGTCACACTTGTTCACTCTCACACTTGTTCTTTCACACTCACAC CTCACATTTGTTCTCACTTG TTCTTTCACGCTCCTCACACCCCTCACACTTTGTTCTCACACGTTAGTGCACTCACACTTCTCACTCGTTCTTTCACACACCTTTCACACCTCGTTCTCAGTCACACTTGTTCTCTCTAACACTTGTTCTCACTTGTTCTTTCACGCTCATACCTCTCACTTTGTTCTCACACTGGTTCACTCTCACACTTCATTCTTAGTCACACTTGTTCACTCTCACACTTGTTCTTTCACACACCTCACACTTTGTTCTCACACTCAGTTCACTCACACTTGTTCTCACTTGTTCTTTCACACTCACACCTCTCACACCTCATTCTCAGTCACACTTGTTCTCACACTTGGTCTCACTTGTTCTTTCACGCTCACACCTCTCACTTTGTTCTCACACTCGTTAGTTCACTCTCACACTTCGTCCTCAGTCACACTTGTTCACTCTCACGCGTGTTCTTTCATGCTCCTCACACCTCTCACACTTTGTTCTCACACTCGTCTCACACTTGTACTTGTTCTCACATGTTTTGTCTCACACTCGTTCTCACACTTGCTTTTATGTTCTCACACACTCATTCTCACTTATTCTCACACTTATTTTCCCTCACGGTCATTCTCACATTAG